One part of the Clostridium thermosuccinogenes genome encodes these proteins:
- a CDS encoding SH3 domain-containing protein — protein MMMTGLKKLLVSVSVFVLTLCLWTVSTYAEEASGNTGTITGSVVNLREEPSTSAKVLDKLPKGTEVNVLSSSDVWYKVSYDGKTGWVHGDYLHVVEKTIGIGTVTVDVLNVRSKPDVTSDVLSQIHKGTKVAVLTQSGDWYKIKTTDGTAAWVASEYLTLDTSAASRGGDAERDVKILDVSTSTGQKIVEYAKKFMGVKYVYGGTSPNGFDCSGFVQYVFKHFGIKLNRTAADQAKHGTKVSKSELEIGDLVFFGSSSYINHVGIYIGNGKFIHAESERSGVTITNLSESYYARSYVTARRIL, from the coding sequence ATGATGATGACCGGTTTGAAGAAATTGCTTGTCAGTGTATCTGTGTTTGTACTGACTCTTTGTTTGTGGACAGTTAGTACTTACGCAGAGGAGGCCAGCGGAAACACAGGAACTATCACGGGAAGTGTGGTCAATCTTAGGGAGGAGCCGAGTACTTCTGCGAAAGTATTGGACAAGCTTCCAAAAGGAACCGAAGTGAATGTGCTTTCCAGTTCGGACGTTTGGTATAAGGTATCATATGACGGCAAGACGGGATGGGTGCATGGCGACTATTTGCATGTCGTGGAAAAAACGATAGGAATAGGCACCGTCACCGTAGATGTACTGAATGTAAGAAGCAAGCCGGATGTAACATCGGATGTGCTATCCCAGATTCACAAAGGAACTAAGGTTGCGGTATTAACCCAGTCCGGAGACTGGTATAAAATTAAAACTACCGATGGTACCGCAGCATGGGTTGCCAGTGAGTATTTGACATTGGACACTTCCGCCGCATCCAGAGGCGGAGATGCTGAAAGAGATGTCAAAATATTGGATGTGAGCACTTCCACTGGACAAAAAATAGTGGAGTATGCCAAAAAATTTATGGGTGTGAAATATGTTTACGGAGGAACAAGCCCCAATGGGTTTGACTGCTCAGGTTTTGTGCAGTATGTGTTTAAGCACTTTGGCATAAAATTGAACCGTACAGCTGCAGATCAAGCAAAACATGGAACTAAAGTGAGCAAATCTGAGCTGGAAATAGGCGATCTGGTATTTTTTGGTTCCAGCAGCTACATAAATCATGTAGGCATCTACATAGGAAATGGGAAATTCATACATGCTGAATCTGAACGCAGTGGTGTAACCATTACGAACCTTTCCGAAAGCTATTATGCCAGAAGTTATGTGACAGCAAGAAGGATACTGTAA
- a CDS encoding DNA internalization-related competence protein ComEC/Rec2, which produces MKRPLSLLSVALIAGIVVAYLSNSFLIAAASIAVLSFIFILASSRHATAANVMIGALIFYSLGAFEYLYINNSNEEKFKEFSGCQVTISGYIITEPDIRDSRVSYIIKTVSIKTDHKEKKVSGKVLLNTLNSPENKLLDYGRQIEVSGRLNMPKGKRNPGGFDYRKYLAQSGVSATIYATGNNIKEGSGKHISRFAMVGMALRNRIIGTIEKSLPPQQAGLLNGMLIGYRGGLDKTVQGAFSDAGLTHIMAVSGANVAFIVMPLLFVFKRLGMRQRMANSIVIAVLVIFVYVTGFSPSVLRAVIMAVTVLVGQILRRDSDIFTGISLAAILLLLYNPNTLFDIGFQLSFGATLSLVLFNKGIKAKIDRLHLPNFISDVLSATLAAQIGVLPITVYYFNKISLISLLTNILVVPITEIITILGFAMAALGQINIVCSKLLGYVNTVFLSFILYVCQLSTQLPFATIRVVTPPLPLIVLYYLFLLYIFKFREWFKLNLKFKHYLAAFGCILAVCLIFISLPGKLEVVFTDVGQGDSAFIKTSGGATVLIDGGGSSSKPGSNESNIGETTIIPFLLDYGVTKLDAVVASHGHDDHIQGLIPVLKEFNVDNLIIPDCPDKKELGLLISISKARGINVEACDKGDEIWLDKNTYFSTLHPDKNISITESALNNLSLVLKLNYGNTSILFTGDIEKEAEELLVESKADVTADVLKVAHHGSNTSTTEEFLEAVKPKAAVISVGKNNFGHPSERVLEELENNGVKIFRTDERGAIILKSDGKSIDIKGFIKVKE; this is translated from the coding sequence GTGAAAAGGCCATTGTCTTTGCTTTCAGTTGCACTTATTGCTGGAATTGTAGTGGCTTATTTAAGCAATTCTTTCCTAATCGCCGCAGCATCAATAGCAGTTCTGTCCTTCATCTTCATACTGGCCAGTTCCCGGCATGCCACAGCAGCAAACGTTATGATTGGTGCCTTGATTTTTTACTCGCTCGGCGCTTTTGAATACCTGTACATCAATAATTCCAATGAAGAAAAATTCAAGGAATTTTCCGGCTGTCAGGTTACCATTTCCGGATACATAATTACCGAGCCTGATATAAGGGATTCAAGGGTCAGCTATATAATAAAAACTGTAAGCATTAAAACCGATCATAAGGAAAAGAAAGTATCCGGCAAGGTGCTCCTCAATACATTGAACAGCCCGGAAAACAAGCTGCTGGATTATGGGAGGCAAATAGAAGTAAGCGGCCGCCTCAATATGCCAAAAGGAAAGAGGAACCCCGGAGGTTTTGACTATAGAAAATACCTGGCTCAGTCGGGCGTTTCGGCAACTATCTATGCCACCGGCAATAATATTAAAGAAGGTAGTGGAAAGCACATTTCCAGGTTTGCCATGGTGGGAATGGCACTTAGAAACCGCATTATCGGCACAATTGAAAAGAGCCTGCCTCCGCAGCAGGCCGGGCTGCTTAACGGTATGCTGATTGGATACAGGGGAGGCCTGGACAAAACGGTGCAGGGAGCTTTCAGCGATGCAGGGCTGACCCATATCATGGCAGTTTCCGGAGCTAATGTAGCCTTTATCGTCATGCCTTTGCTGTTTGTTTTTAAAAGGCTTGGGATGAGGCAGAGGATGGCAAACAGCATAGTGATAGCTGTGCTGGTGATATTTGTTTATGTGACAGGCTTTTCACCGTCGGTGCTGAGAGCCGTTATAATGGCGGTTACAGTGCTGGTAGGTCAGATATTGAGAAGGGATTCGGATATATTCACCGGCATATCCCTGGCAGCTATACTGCTTCTCCTTTATAATCCTAATACCTTGTTTGACATCGGATTCCAGCTTTCTTTCGGTGCTACCCTTTCCCTCGTACTGTTCAACAAGGGGATAAAGGCTAAAATCGACCGTCTGCATTTGCCCAACTTCATATCCGATGTGCTGTCTGCAACTTTGGCGGCTCAAATTGGCGTACTTCCAATAACCGTATATTACTTTAATAAAATATCACTAATATCGCTGCTGACAAATATACTGGTAGTTCCTATTACCGAGATAATAACAATCCTTGGATTTGCCATGGCTGCGCTGGGGCAGATAAACATCGTATGCTCGAAGCTGCTAGGTTATGTCAATACGGTTTTTCTCTCCTTCATATTATATGTCTGCCAATTATCCACCCAGCTGCCCTTTGCCACTATAAGAGTGGTTACTCCGCCTCTTCCCCTTATAGTGCTGTATTATCTTTTCCTTCTTTATATTTTCAAGTTCAGGGAGTGGTTTAAACTTAATCTTAAGTTTAAGCACTATCTGGCCGCTTTCGGCTGCATTCTTGCCGTCTGCCTGATCTTTATTTCTTTGCCCGGAAAGCTGGAGGTGGTATTTACTGATGTGGGGCAGGGGGATTCGGCTTTTATAAAAACAAGCGGTGGAGCTACGGTACTGATTGACGGAGGCGGGAGCAGCAGCAAACCGGGCAGCAACGAAAGCAATATCGGAGAAACCACAATTATACCGTTTTTATTGGATTACGGGGTGACAAAGCTGGATGCGGTGGTGGCTTCCCATGGGCATGATGACCATATACAGGGTTTGATTCCTGTGTTGAAGGAGTTTAACGTGGACAATCTAATAATACCTGATTGCCCTGACAAAAAAGAGCTGGGTTTGCTGATTTCAATTTCAAAAGCCAGGGGAATAAATGTGGAAGCATGTGATAAGGGAGATGAGATATGGCTTGATAAAAATACCTATTTCAGCACGCTGCACCCGGATAAAAATATCTCAATAACCGAATCGGCTTTAAATAATCTATCTTTAGTGCTAAAATTGAATTATGGCAATACCAGCATACTTTTTACCGGAGATATAGAAAAGGAAGCAGAAGAGCTGCTGGTGGAAAGCAAAGCGGACGTGACGGCCGACGTTTTGAAAGTGGCCCATCACGGTTCCAATACTTCAACAACTGAAGAGTTTCTGGAAGCAGTAAAACCCAAGGCAGCGGTTATAAGCGTTGGAAAGAACAATTTCGGGCATCCTTCGGAGCGTGTTCTGGAAGAGCTTGAAAATAACGGTGTCAAGATATTCAGGACCGACGAAAGAGGAGCCATAATCCTGAAATCTGACGGTAAGAGTATAGATATAAAAGGTTTTATAAAGGTGAAAGAATGA
- the holA gene encoding DNA polymerase III subunit delta: MRAKEEKNSIEELKADIKNNKIRKAYIFYGPEEYLKKYYLGSIENLLLSKEMEQLNKIVIEGKCEQSKIIEACETMPVFSERKIVLVKNSGLFKASKKQDAGSTKTKGKGSAKNPDEDLGLYIENMPAYTCLIFYEEEIDKRVKLVDAVKKNGLIVEFPLQKPVDLAKWVIKVLKSYHKEIDMMTASQLVDNSEQGMTELLNEINKLVSYLGDRVQVSSKDIEEICSKSVKGRIFDLTDAIAEKNTVKAIKLLNDMLILKEPLPKILIMITRQLRQIMEMKLLTASGLTKSQAASKIGLTPYASGKIFKQAEGFTIERLKEVINDSLEMDLAIKTGKINDRIAVELFITKFCENL; this comes from the coding sequence ATGAGAGCCAAGGAAGAAAAAAACAGCATTGAAGAACTGAAAGCGGATATAAAAAACAATAAAATAAGAAAAGCATATATATTTTATGGCCCTGAAGAATATCTAAAAAAGTATTATCTGGGCAGCATAGAAAATTTGCTGCTTTCCAAGGAAATGGAACAGCTTAATAAAATCGTTATTGAAGGTAAGTGTGAGCAGTCTAAAATTATCGAGGCTTGTGAGACCATGCCTGTCTTTTCTGAAAGGAAAATAGTGCTGGTCAAAAACTCAGGCCTTTTCAAAGCAAGCAAAAAACAGGATGCCGGAAGTACCAAAACAAAAGGAAAAGGCTCAGCAAAAAATCCCGATGAGGATCTTGGATTATATATAGAGAATATGCCGGCCTATACCTGCCTGATTTTTTATGAGGAAGAAATCGACAAGAGGGTAAAACTGGTAGATGCGGTGAAAAAAAATGGTCTCATAGTGGAGTTTCCCCTGCAAAAGCCCGTCGATCTCGCCAAATGGGTTATAAAAGTGCTGAAATCGTATCATAAAGAGATTGATATGATGACAGCTTCGCAGCTTGTAGACAATAGTGAGCAGGGAATGACAGAGCTCCTGAATGAAATAAACAAGCTGGTCTCATATCTTGGCGACCGGGTTCAAGTGAGCAGCAAAGACATTGAAGAAATCTGCTCAAAATCCGTAAAGGGGAGGATTTTTGATCTCACCGATGCTATAGCTGAAAAAAATACGGTTAAGGCTATTAAACTTCTGAATGATATGCTGATACTAAAAGAGCCTTTGCCCAAAATTCTTATTATGATAACCCGGCAGCTCAGGCAGATTATGGAAATGAAGCTTCTTACCGCCTCCGGACTTACCAAAAGTCAAGCTGCTTCAAAGATCGGTCTTACACCTTATGCTTCAGGAAAAATCTTTAAGCAGGCGGAAGGATTCACCATTGAGAGGTTGAAGGAAGTTATCAACGACAGCCTGGAGATGGATCTTGCTATCAAAACAGGCAAAATCAACGACAGGATAGCAGTGGAACTATTTATAACAAAATTTTGTGAAAACCTTTAA